The Mya arenaria isolate MELC-2E11 chromosome 16, ASM2691426v1 genome includes a window with the following:
- the LOC128221537 gene encoding uncharacterized protein LOC128221537 has translation MTPRRQQATQMTPRRHQATKMTPLRHRRHKATRWHPGANRQHDDIKSTPGNKDATQVTPGYTDDTKAATGYTDRTQATPGYTDASQTITDYTDATHATPGCTDDTQAIQATQVTPGNTENTRATPGYTDDTQATTGYIDDTRATPGYKDDTQVTQGNTMPPRQQQATQM, from the exons ATGACACCCAGGCGACAACAGGCTACACAGATGACACCCAGGCGACACCAGGCTACAAAGATGACACCCTTGCGACACAGGCGACACAAGGCAACACGATGGCACCCAGGCGCCAACAGGCAACACGATGACATCAAG TCGACACCAGGCAACAAAGATGCCACCCAGGTGACACCAGGCTACACAGATGACACCAAGGCGGCAACAGGCTACACAGATCGCACCCAGGCGACACCAGGCTACACAGATGCCTCCCAGACGATAACAGACTACACAGATGCTACTCAT GCGACACCAGGCTGCACTGATGACACCCAGGCGATACAGGCAACGCAGGTGACACCAGGCAACACAGAAAACACTCGGGCGACACCTGGCTACACAGATGACACCCAGGCGACAACAGGCTACATAGATGACACTCGGGCGACACCTGGCTACAAAGATGACACCCAGGTGACACAAGGCAACACGATGCCACCCAGGCAACAACAGGCTACACAGATGTAA